From the genome of Hydrogenovibrio kuenenii DSM 12350:
CGCCCATGGCTCAACCGCTTCAATTGCCCGACCAACATTTTCTGCATGTAAACCACCTGCCAATATAATTGGCAATGGCAGACCGTCCTGCTTATCTTTTGCAACCCAATCCCAATTAAAGGTTTCACCTGTTCCGCCAGGTACACCTTTCACATAGGTATCCAACAACATCCCTTTGGCAGAACTATAACGGATTGCCAATTCTCGAAGGTTCGTATCGTGCTTCATGCGAAGAGCTTTTATATAGGGACGAGAAAAGTTATTACAAAAGCCTTCAGGTTCACCACCATGAAATTGCAACAAATCGATCTTTGTCTCGGCGATAACATGCTCAACTTCTTCAGCATCAGGATCAACAAACAAAGCGGTTGCCGTAACAAATGCTGGCAACACTTCCATAATGCGCCTTGCCTGTTCGATAGTCACACAACGTGGGCTTTTATGGTAAAACACCAAACCGATTGAATCAGCACCATTTTCAACAGCAACTAACGCATCTTCATGATTGGTAATGCCACATATTTTTACACGCGTACGTCTAAAGTCTTTCATTATGCCTACTCTTGCCACAACACTGCATCAAGCGGTGTTCTGGGCAACTCAAATTCTTCAGGATAAAGCGCATTTACAAAATACAAACCTTCTGCTGGTGCAGTAATACCCGCCTGCGTTCTATCTTGCTTTTCTAACAAACTTTTTACCCACTCTTCAGGTTTTTCACCTCGCCCTATTTCCAGCAAGGTGCCTACAATATTTCGTACCATATGGTGTAAAAAGGCATTAGCTTGAATATCAACAAATACAAAATCATCGTGACGAGTCACCTGAATAGACTGCACTTCTCGAATAGCATGATTAGCTTGGCAGCCAGATGCGCGAAAAGATGAAAAATCATACTCACCAATCAATGCTTGTGCTGCATTATGCATTGCATGCTCATTCAAACATTGGCGCTCCCAAGTCACTCTGCCAGATAATACAGCTGAATGTACCGCACGATTAAATATGACATAACGGTACTGACGGGCTTTTGCCGAGAAACGTGCATGAAAGTCTTCAGAAACGGGTTTTGCCCAAGCAACTCTTATATCATACGGTAACTGAGTATTGGTACCCTGCACCCATGCCCGACCCAGCCTGGCAGATTTTGTGTCAAAGTGAACAACTTGTCCAATCGCGTGAACCCCTGCATCGGTTCTGCCGGCACAATGAACTTCTATTTTTTCATCAGCAATAAAACTGAGCGCAGACTGTAAGTTTTTCTGCACTGAATCACAATGTTCTTGATACTGCCAACCACAATAGGCAGTACCAAGATATTCAATTCCTAGTGCAACTCGCATTCAAGTTTATAAATAATCTTTAATCAACAACTCTGCAATCTGTACCGTATTGGTTGCAGCACCTTTACGAACATTATCCGCAACCACCCATAGATCCAGACCTTTTTCGCAAGAAATATCTTCCCTAACACGGCCAACATACACAGGGTTGGTATCTACTGCATCCGTAACAGCTGTTGGATAACCACCATCCACATGTTCATCAACCAACACAATACCGTCAGCTTTTCCAAAAATCTCTTTTGCCTGCTTTGCGGTAATCTTTTCTTTGGTCTCGATATGAACCGCTTCACTATGCCCAAAAAACACAGGGACACGAACCGCAGTAGGGTTTACAAGAATAGCGTCATCACCCATGATTTTCTTGGTTTCCCAAACCATTTTCATTTCTTCTTTTGTGTAACCGTTGTCTTGGAAAACATCAATTTGAGGGATACAGTTGAACGCAATTTGTTTTGGGTAAACATTGGTTTCTACAGGCTTTAAATTCAAAATATTTGCTGTTTGTTTTGCTAACTCTTCAATAGCTTCTTTACCTGAACCTGAAACGGCCTGATAAGTACAAACATTGATACGCGAGATACCAACTGCATCATAAATTGGCTTTAAAGCAACCAACATTTGGATAGTTGAACAATTTGGGTTAGCAATAATGCCACGATTTTTATAACCAGCTACTGCTTGTGGGTTCACTTCAGGAACAACTAGAGGAATATCATCGTCATAACGAAACTCAGATGTATTATCTACAACCACACAACCTGCCGCAGCAGCTTTAGGTGCATATTCTCTGGAAATAGATGCGCCAGGAGAGAACAATCCGATTTGAACCTTTGAAAAATCAAAAGTCGCCAAGTCTTCAATTTCTACCCAGGAACCACGAAACTCAAGTTTCTTCCCCGCTGAACGACTACTCGCCAATGGATAGAGTTTACCTACTGGAAAATTTCTTTCCTCCAGTACTTTTAAAATAGTTTCACCTACTGCGCCTGTTGCACCAACGACGGCAATATCATATTTTTTTGTCATCTAAATTCTCTTGTATAGCTTCTACTGATTGTTTAGCGGGAAATTATTAAACGTCTTCTTTTTTAGTGTTTGCTTGGTCAGGCTCAGACTTACTGTCTTCAATTTTTGCCTCGGCTTGTTTCTGGTTTCCCGTCAGCTTCTCACCACTAGTAGCAAACTGATTTGCTAACTGATTCGCCAAGCGCATGCGTTCCGCTTCTGGGAAGCTTACAATCAAACCACCTTCTGTAAGCTCACGGCTTTCACCAATAAATTTACCGCCAGATTCAATCATTAAATCACCGCAAATAACCTCACCCAACAACTTCCCTGTTGACAACACATCTATCGTTTCACAAGCCACCTTACCTTCAAGGACACCGCTCACGACGACATTTTTAGCCTTAACCAACCCTTTTAAAATGCCTTTATCGCCAATTGAAACATCATGTTCCGTTTCAACAATTCCATCGATACGACCATCTATGTGCAAAGGGCCATCAAGATCTTTGATTTCGCCGCTTATTTTACATCCCGTAGCGATAATTGTTTTTCCACTTCCTGTACGCGTTTTTGCACCGCCTGACTTAAAGATCCCCATGGTACTCCCTTCACACGTTTAAAAATAAGATCATAATTTTGCAATCTCCAGTCCACAAAAGACGCTGGATTCAATTTTCTTTGAACAAACGACACTTCATAATGCAAGTGAGGACCGGATGACAGACCTGTCGAACCGATTTTGCCAATGCGCTCACCTTTATATACATATTCGCCTGTTTTGACCAACAACTTACTCATATGACCATAAAGAGTTCTAAAACCATCCTTATGATCTAAAATAATTAAATTACCGTAGCCGCTTTTCTTATGAAAACCAGCATACTCAACCATACCATTAGCTGTTGCTATGACAGGGTCTCCAATCTTGCCTCGATAATCTATTCCTCTATGAAATTCTCGCTTCCCGGTAACAGGATGAATTCGCCACCCATAAGAACTGGAAACGCCTTGAAACTTTCCAACAGGACGTCCATTTGGAATATCTTGAAGCATAACCTTTTTTTCTAGTGTCGTTAACTGAACAATTTTGACTCTATCTTGAACAGGTAACTCTTCATCTGGTTTAACACCTATTAAGTCTTCCAACCCTTGCAAAGTCTGATCTAAAAATTGAACCTGCTTCGATTTATTATCCAAACTATTTTGTAAGCGATGTTTTTCAGACTCCAGCAAAGCATAATCTTGTTTACTCTTATCAAGCATAGACAAATACTTATCCTGTGCGTGAATACGTCTCTGCTCAATATTGACAGTCTCTTGGTTTAACCACCAAATAACTGTTGCACCACCAGCCAGCAATAGCACAATAAATAGGATAAAAAAGAGCGCAAATTTTCGGACTAACTGATTAAAGGAAAAATTACGGGAACCATGAACATCACTTATCGTTATCGTAAACTGATCTTTCATCCTTGAACGTTCCTTAATTTCTTCTTAGTTCTAAACATTAAAGCCCCTCTTTTTGAGCTCTCGCAAGCGTAAAAGCAGCGTATTCAAAGTGCTGCTACAACAGCATCTCCCATTTCGGAAGTAGACACCTTCTTCATACCTTCAGACCAGATATCACCAGTACGCAAACCTTGATCCAATACTTTACTTACTGCTGCTTCAATCTTAACAGCCAAATCTTCGCGACCTAAACTATAACGCAACATCATAGCCGCTGACAAAATTGTTGCCAATGGATTTGCAATATTTTGCCCTGCGATATCAGGTGCAGAACCATGACTAGGTTCGTACATACCTTTATTATTTGCATCCAATGATGCTGATGCCAGCATACCAATTGAACCCGTCAACATTGAAGCTTCATCTGACAAAATATCACCAAACATATTACCAGTAACCATGACATCAAATTGCTTTGGATTTAACACCAACTGCATAGCGGCATTATCAACATACATGTGGTTAACAGTTACTTCTGGATACTCTTTTGCCACATCATCAACAATTTCTCGCCACAATTCAGTTACTTCTAAAACGTTTGCCTTATCAACTGATGTCAGTTTTTTGTCACGTTTCATTGCAGCTTGGAAAGCAACATGCGCAATACGCTTAATTTCAGATTCTGAATAAACATAAGTATTAAACCCTTGTCTTTCGCCATTCTCAAGGGTTCTAATCCCGCGAGGTTGTCCAAAGTAAATACCACCAGTTAACTCACGAACAATCAAAATATCCAAACCAGCAACGACTTCCGGTTTTAATGTAGAAGCATCTGCTAACTGCTCAAACAAATATGCAGGACGCAAATTTGCAAACAGTTCCATCTCTGAGCGCAAACGAAGCAACCCCTTCTCTGGGCGAACAGATATATCAAGTGATTCCCACTTATACCCACCTACAGCACCCAATAAAACAGCATCTGCATTTTTTGCTTTCGCCATAGTTTCATCAGCCAACGGTACGCCATGCACATCATAAGCAGCACCACCAACTAAATCTTCCGTCATGGCAATATCCAAATCATCAGACTTTTTAAGTGCTTCCAATACTTTTACCGCTTCAGCAGTAATTTCTGGGCCAATACCGTCACCAGGCAGAATCAATACTTCTTTTGTCATTCTTTTTCTCTTAAATACTTTGTTTTAACATTAATCTTTACGAAAACAACCAAGGATTATTTTCTTTATAGTTTTGTTCAAAAGCTTTTATGTCAGCTTGGTGCTGCAGAGTCAAACCGATGTCATCCAACCCATTTAACAAACAATGACGTCTAAACTCATCAACTTCAAAAGAAATTTCTTCACCATTTGGTCGAACAATCTTTTGCGCAACTAAATCAACTATCAGCTGATACCCTTCATTTGCATCCGTCTCTTTAAACAATACATCCACTACTTTCTCATCTAAGACAATCGGTAGAATACCGTTTTTAAAACTGTTATTAAAAAATATGTCCGCGAAACTTGGCGCAATAACAACATCAAAACCATAATCTTTTAACGCCCATGGTGCATGCTCACGACTTGAACCACAACCAAAATTTTCTCTTGCTAGCAAAATTTTAGCACCTTGGTATCTAGGCTGATTCAGTACAAAATCTTTTCTTAATGGACGGTTCGAGTTATCGACTCCTGGCTCGCCAACATCTTCATAGCGCCATTCATCAAACAAGTTTGGACCGAAACCTGTACGCTTAATCGATTTTAAAAACTGCTTTGGAATAATTGCATCCGTATCGACATTAGCACGATCCATTGGTGCAACTATGGCTTTTAACTGACTAAATTTATCCATATTATGCTCCTGCTTCCAATAGAGTTCTTACATCAACAAAATGCCCAGCCACTGCCGCTGCCGCTGCCATCTCTGGACTAACTAGGTGCGTACGCCCACCAGCACCTTGTCGACCTTCAAAATTACGGTTTGAGGTTGATGCACAATGCTTGCCAGAAGGTAGTCTATCAGCATTCATCGCCAAACACATGGAACATCCAGGGTTGCGCCACTCAAAACCAGCTTCAATAAAAATTTTATCTAGCCCTTCTTCTTCTGCCTGTTTTTTCACCAAGCCTGATCCAGGAACAATCAACGCCTGTTCAACATTAGATGCAACTTTTCGACCTTTTAACACCTGAGCAGCAGCACGAATATCTTCAATACGAGAGTTAGTACAAGAACCGATAAAAACATAATCAACAGGAATATCAGTAATACTCATCCCTGCATCCAACCCCATATAGTCTAATGCACGACGAATACCACCAGCCTTAACTTCATCACCTTCCATGTCCGGATCAGGAACCTTTCCATTTATATCCGTTACCATTTCAGGAGAAGTCCCCCAAGACACTTGAGGTTCAATATCGGAACCTTCCATTTCGACAACCGTATCAAACACAGCATCGTCATCTGAATGTAGACTAGACCAGGCTTGAACAGCCTTATCCCAATCTTCACCCTTTGGCGAATAAGGACGACCTTTGACATACTCTATGGTTTTCTCATCAACAGCGACCATTCCTACACGAGCACCTGCCTCAATCGCCATATTACAAACTGTCATTCTTCCTTCAACAGACATGTCTTCAAATACCTGACCACCAAATTCGATAGCATGCCCATTTCCACCAGCAGTACCAATTTTTCCGATAATCGCTAAAATCACGTCTTTCGGCGTCACACCTGGACGAAGCTGACCATTAACTTTGATCAACATGTTTTTCATTTTCTTTTGCAACAAGCACTGAGTCGCTAAAACATGTTCAACTTCAGAAGTCCCAACACCGTGAGCTAAAGCACCCAAAGCACCATGCGTTGCCGTATGTGAGTCACCACAAACCAAAGTCATTCCTGGTAATGTAACGCCTTCTTCCGGCCCAACAACATGAACAATTCCCTGACGCATATCCCCAATACCAAATTCAGTAATACCGAAGTATTTAGTATTAGCCCCCAATGTCTGAACTTGAATACGCGAAATTGGATCTTTAATATCCTCAACAGAACTATAGTCAGTGGTAGGCACATTATGATCTGGCGTGGCAATGTTCGCCTCAATCCGCCAAGGCTTACGTCCTGCCATCCTAAGCCCTTCAAAAGCCTGCGGCGACGTTACTTCGTGTAGCAACTGTCGATCGATATAAATTAACGCCGTACCATCTTGTTCCTGACGTACAACATGACTGTCCCATAATTTATCGTATAAAGTCTTGCCCATTGCTTCACCAGACATTGTTATAATCTCGCCCTACGAAAATGTTAAAAATAGTGGCAAATTATAGCACTTTACACCCAGTCTAAGAACAAAAATCACGAGACATAAGACAAGAGATTCGATCATTATGAGCTATAGAATTAAAGAGGCGTTTTACTCTTTACAAGGTGAAGGATTTCACACGGGAAGACCCGCTATTTTCTGCCGTTTCAGTCATTGCAACCTTTGGACAGGAAAAGAGGCTGATAGAGCTACCGCAGTATGTCAGTTTTGCGATACAGATTTTATCGGTGAAGACGGGCAAAATGGCGGTCGTTTTGAAGATGCTAAAGCACTACTTAATCACCTACTCGCACTATGGCCAAAAAACACAAATACACACCCTTTTTTTGTATTAACAGGTGGCGAACCTTTATTACAAGTAGACCAACAACTTATCGACATTTTCCATAAAAACAAAGTAGAAATTGCCGTCGAAACCAATGGCACCCTAAAAGCACCACAAGGTTTAGATTGGGTATGCGTCAGCCCAAAAGCAAATGCTCCTATTATTCAAGACAGCGGTAATGAACTGAAACTGGTATTTCCTCAAAAAGAAAGGCAACCAGAAGACGTTGAACACCTAGAATTTGAACATTTTTACTTGCAGCCAATGGCGGACTCAAACCCCGCCATCACTCAACACAACATTCAGGTAGCTGTCGAATATTGCCTAAAACACCCTAAATGGAAACTAAGCTTGCAGACTCACAAAATACTTAATATTGACTAGCTGGGCAAGCATTCGAATTTCATCAAACTTTTTTGCTAAAATAACGCATTATATTCTCAAAAAACACTCATATTTCATCCCAGTTTAGGTTAGGTCATTATGCAAGTTCAAGACATGGAAAAATTCTCTCAAATCCTTAGCTGGGTTTTTGCATATTACGAAAAAGAATTGACCGATTTAACTCTAGACATGTACTGGAACGGTTTAAAAGATTATTCCATTGAAGAAGTTCAGGCGGCTTTTAATGCTCACCTTCAACACCCTGAAGATGGTAAATGGTGGCCAAAAGTTTCCGATGTTATCAAAAACTGTAAAGGTAGCACTCAAGACAACGCTTTGCGTGCTTGGAGTGAAGTTGAAACTGCCATTCGCAGAGTTGGCGGCTACCAAGATGTTGTTTTTCATGACCCTTTAATCCACCAAATCATTCATAAGATGGGTGGGTGGATTTCTCTATGCGACATCCCCGATGAAAAGTCATTGGTTTTCAAAGCAAACGAATTCAAAAATGCTTATCGTGCACTCTATGCGACGCCACAGCAATTACAACCGCCTGTTGAATTAACCGGCATCATCAATGCACAAAACGCAAAAATCAAAGGGGCAAAAAAGCAACCTCCAGTTTTGATTGGCGATCCAGAACGAGCTAAAGAAGTACTAAGCCAACTACAAGCTCCTGAAAACCTTATCACCATTAGCCGTGCAGCAGCCAAAGCTGCCGAAGCCTTAACCAACAAACATGAAAGGCCTGCTTAATAATGGATATACGATTTAGTACACAGGTAGCAAGCAGACTAGGCTTACATGAAGCTATTTTTCTGGGATGGCTTGTGCATGATTACGATCACACACCGACAAAAACAGAAAGCCTTATTAACATCTTTAGTTTTTGGACAGATGAAGTCCTGTATCAATGTTTAGCAGGATTAGAATCACAAAAATTGATTCAAGTCCAAAGAACCACTGACGGCAACTGTGTTTTTGCACTCAATCAGTCGCAATTAAAGGTGCAATTTGATATTGAACTGCAATCACCCTCTAACCTTCCAAATACAGTTGTAACAGACACCAACCTTAAAAAACACTTACAAAGATTTCAATCAAGCGACAGCTTACTTAATAAAAAGCTAACGCAACTTATTCAACAAAACACGCAAGAACTGATTGATTACGCTATCTCAGAAGGCCTCGCTCCTGAAATAGCCTCTGCAACTTATGACAAATTTTTGCATTATATTTCAGCAAATCCTGACAGGTTTTGGAATACCGATTTAATTTCTTATTGGCGATTTTGGATAAGTAATTCAAAAGAAAAAAACGGGCAAGGTAGTCTTAATGCAGCAGGACAAGGAAAACGTTCAGCTATTGAAAAAAACAATAACCACGCGACTTCAAATTGGCTAGAGAAAAAAGCACAATCTCCTCACCAAACACACTCTACTACTCAAATATCAAGATCTCAAAATTCAGACATAAAAAAACCGACTTAAAGTAAACTTTAAGCCGGGATCTTTTTGAATAAAACAGTTTGTTACCTAATAGACCCTTAGGGAAAAGAGTAGCGATTACTCGGATCTATTTGCTGACTCTTGTGCTTACTAGCACTATCCTGCATGAATTTTTCAACTTTTCTCTTGAGCGTATGAATTTCATGCAAACCACGATCTAACTTCGCTGACTGAGCCGCATTTTCTTTTTGTTGTTGACGAACTTCTTTACCCAACTTATAAGTTTTACTTTCCAGAATACGAACCCTTGTACTAATACTGGCCGCTTCGGCAACTCCTTGAAAGGCAAGGAATCCTATCAACAACAATACAGATATGGTTAATCTTTTCATGCAAGTCTCTCCTGGTTTCTTAGCGCCAATTCGCATACCAGCTCTTATTTTCCGTCAACAGATTGACACTTATAACCATTGCCGCAAAGGTCGCTTGCCTCAACTGGATTAATGTTACAGTTCCCACCAGGGCAGGCTGTATAAACAAAATGGTTGTTGAAGAATGCTTTATCAACATAAACTTCCAAAACCGTTTCATAGTTATTATCAGGCATTGGCGTTACGCTAACAACTCTTGCACCTTTTACAATCGAATTCACTCTTGCGCGGAAGTTATCACTTCTTGCGGTTAAGGTAGAAAGCTGTGTATTACTGTCAATTTTTACCCCATTTAATTGCTCTGCAAGCGAACGATATGCATCTAGCTTCGAAGCTCTAATTGCCATTAAACGTTTTTGACCGATTGTATAACCCTCATAAGAACTCATAGAACCAAATCCTGTTCCTGTAATCTTGATGAGTTCAGGCTCAGCAGATCTAGTTCTTACTCTCTCAGTAGTTTTCTGTGCCTGTGGAGCAGCAGCCTGTACTTGTTGCGGAGCAACCTGCGCTTGTTGTGGAGCAGCAGTCTGCGCAGCTTGCGCCGCTGTTGCTTGTGTAGCTATTTGTGCCATAGCTGGCTGTGAGGTATCTTGTATCGTAGGTTGACTAGAACACCCTGATAACAAAAGTGCACCAATCAATCCTACAACAAATAACATCTGTTTTTTCATGATCATTTCTCCGTTCTATTCAAAAAGATATTGTTTTTTATACTTTCTATGCGTCACCCAACCATTATTAGCTTTTAATCTTGCTTGGCGTTGCAACGCATCCTGCTTATGTTTTGTCTCATTTGCTTTTGACTCTCGATATAACTTCTCTTTCGGCAAGAGATAACTTCTTCTTAAGTCCTTAATTTTATAAACCTCTCCCACCTTGTAATGATAGGGGACAGTTTTAGTCTCATAATAATCTGGCACCCGATAAGTCGTAGGCGCCAAGCTACACCCTGATTCAAAAATCAGCGCCAAACTTCCGAACACACCTATGAACCATTTCATAACCTGCCCTCATCAGTAGGAATAAGCACCTCCCATAGAACCATAAGGTACTTCATGAGGTGTACCCGGTTGTGCCTCTTTAGAGTTAGAATGCCCTTGTGTCACATGCCCAGGAACAGTCAAATTACTAGACGCACTACCTTTTTCCGTTTTAACAGATGGTTTTTCTACTTTCTCTTCAATCAACTGTTTTTCTACATTTTTAATACTTTTCAACAGCTGATAATATACTGACTGTAAACGCTTAACCCGCTTGTTCACTTCATAAATTCGTCTTTGTGCGCTTGTCATTTGAGTTCCAATACGATTCAACTTAGCTGTTAACTCTGGCGCGGCTTCAGATATAGTCTTTGCTTTATCACTTGGTTTAACAACTGGGGGCTGAGTTTTATCACTACTCTGCTCTGCGACAATCTTTTTAGCTCCATTGGTTTCAATTTTTGCAATATCACTATTCAACTGCTCCAACTGGAAGCTCAATGCATCAAGTTTTTTATCCAAGGTTTGCAATGTTTTTTCAGATGTATTGGTATGCATTAATGACTGAGTTGAATTGGACTCAATACCATCAATTTTATCCAACGTCTCTTTACTCAACCCAGGCCCTGAAGATAATGCCCCCCAAATACCAATACCAATTGCCGCAATCACCAGAGTTATGATGACTGAACTAAAGATAACAATCAGTTTTTTTATCGCATCCATGTCAGAACCTTTAATTGCATTATTTGCTTTTTGCGCTTGGGCACGCTTTTCAAGAATATCCTCTGCCTTGTCTTCCATCGCTTTTTGCGAGGCATCGGGTTGTTGCATCATACCCAACCCTACATCGGGCTCAGAAGGCTCACCCTTTGATTCTTCTGCCGGTGAAGGTGTGGGCTCAGGAGCAGCTGTTTCTTCTGCCTCTATGCCTGACGACTCTACATTTTCACCAAGCTCACTCAATAAATCTTCTGTAGAATCTTCCGAAGCTTCTGTGTCTGCCCATTCTTCAGGAACATCATCCACCCCTCCTGCAGGCTCAGGTGTAGCTGCTTCTACTTGAGTAACTTCGGGCTCTTCTGCAATAGACTCCTGCTCTGCCTCATCAAGTAATGCATCAATACTGTCCAAATCATTCGGATCAACTGTATTGTTTATTTGTGCCACTCGCCAAACCTCTGAGCTTTATAAATTACTTACCCATTTAAGGTAACTGAATTAGAGATATGCGCCCTTTGTTCAACCAATACTCTTCTGGTAATAAAGTTGGCTCTCTCCGTTCATTCAACACAACCCTTCCTAATGAAGAAGATTGTTGAACGCTTAAATCATTTGCACTTTCAGCAACTTTTGCCGCCAACAAACCAAAAGCATGAAAAATGCCAACTTGGTTATCATCAGCCTCTCCTGACTTAATAGTTTGAATAACCGCATTAGCAAAATACTTTGGTAGAAGTGCATAAGTGCTGCGCCAAAACCCTATACCTTTTTTAAAATTTTTCACTGTGGGTAGTTCACTCGGAAGCCAAAAATGCTGCACACTTCCAAGATGAAAGAACTTCAATAAAGGCGGTACTTGTATGGCTTGACGTTGTGAAACCAATGAAATAACAACATCCAAATCTTGCCTAGAACGTTCATTGAAATAGAGCTTGTGCTTAATATTTTTTTGTAACCAATTCTTTCTAATGTCTGAGCGGTTAGCATTCACCAAGTGGTTAACCGTAGAGTCCATTCTTTTATCAAACTTCTGAACACTGATTCTAAAGCCCTTAACGTCATCTGGATGAGCCAAGCTGTATTGCGCCCAGTTTTCCTGAAATGCTTTTAACATGTCTTGCGAAGCTTTAGTGTTATCCACAATTAAAGAAATGCCTTTTAACTGATGCTCTACCAGCTGCTGAATTAAAGGACGAACATGCTTATCACGATTCAAACTAATACTTCGAACATAGCTTTTTGGGGAGTTCACTTCATTCAATAATAAAGTTGGAATTCGAGTATCAAAGTCATTTAAAACCTGTGCCTTACCTTGTCTTAAAGGTCCAATAATAAATGTCGGCTGACTAAGTTTTATGAGGTTCCAAAGTTCAAGCATCGAATCAAAGACTTCTGTGTCATAAAATTTCAATTTAACATTCGCAAACTCTTCCTTTAACCCTTTCTTTAT
Proteins encoded in this window:
- a CDS encoding DUF6475 domain-containing protein, which gives rise to MQVQDMEKFSQILSWVFAYYEKELTDLTLDMYWNGLKDYSIEEVQAAFNAHLQHPEDGKWWPKVSDVIKNCKGSTQDNALRAWSEVETAIRRVGGYQDVVFHDPLIHQIIHKMGGWISLCDIPDEKSLVFKANEFKNAYRALYATPQQLQPPVELTGIINAQNAKIKGAKKQPPVLIGDPERAKEVLSQLQAPENLITISRAAAKAAEALTNKHERPA
- a CDS encoding LPP20 family lipoprotein encodes the protein MKKQMLFVVGLIGALLLSGCSSQPTIQDTSQPAMAQIATQATAAQAAQTAAPQQAQVAPQQVQAAAPQAQKTTERVRTRSAEPELIKITGTGFGSMSSYEGYTIGQKRLMAIRASKLDAYRSLAEQLNGVKIDSNTQLSTLTARSDNFRARVNSIVKGARVVSVTPMPDNNYETVLEVYVDKAFFNNHFVYTACPGGNCNINPVEASDLCGNGYKCQSVDGK
- a CDS encoding penicillin-binding protein activator, with the translated sequence MVAIFFSAATFANPQVRIYSDTGHLVPGIESETPSTSNADLKSIVSKQQDSDGHDESSQPKQPLDRQIKSIDAEILLLKAELSRKNGEPTHVKAYLDSLKAVDKSLLSPVMQLRIQRLEAYLQQTSSDKVEESDKLDYVFNPKEVVVLLPLTGDYAQIGRAIKKGLKEEFANVKLKFYDTEVFDSMLELWNLIKLSQPTFIIGPLRQGKAQVLNDFDTRIPTLLLNEVNSPKSYVRSISLNRDKHVRPLIQQLVEHQLKGISLIVDNTKASQDMLKAFQENWAQYSLAHPDDVKGFRISVQKFDKRMDSTVNHLVNANRSDIRKNWLQKNIKHKLYFNERSRQDLDVVISLVSQRQAIQVPPLLKFFHLGSVQHFWLPSELPTVKNFKKGIGFWRSTYALLPKYFANAVIQTIKSGEADDNQVGIFHAFGLLAAKVAESANDLSVQQSSSLGRVVLNERREPTLLPEEYWLNKGRISLIQLP